Part of the Anopheles merus strain MAF unplaced genomic scaffold, AmerM5.1 LNR4000281, whole genome shotgun sequence genome is shown below.
ATGTACGGATATTTTTCTGTCACCGCTATCGCTCCTTCtttgttactatttttttcattgttaaGCAAACAACCAGCAGACGCGTGCAAATGCATGAAGGTTGACTACTCGCAGTGTACTACCATAAGCGCCGTGAAGTTTACTATTTGCATTGCgcgaaacaaatcaaaaccatcaaaaacCGATTTTTCGATATTCGATGTATATGTTTAGgcattataaataataaaaaacgagAAATAAATGCAACTTCCTGAACGTAAATTCAGTAAACATTATCCAAGTGGTTTGTATTTTACATCTGTTTGCAGTAACTACTCCACAAGGACTATTCTATGCAGTAGTTAGTGGGACTCGTATCATTCAACGCAACTATCGTTAGCCGCATATGTTGGCGTACTGTCACCGTGTCCGAAAACATGACAAACCAATATGTGACCGCGCGATTATAATAGCGTACATTCCAGTACTGCGAGCCGCATACGCATCGGCACTGCTTGTCCACATACCGCATCACTAATGGAAATCTCACTGATGTCACTGAACcgcactggctggctggccggccggctaaaaatacaaatgctGGCCCGAATATACTCACCCTTCTTCCCGTATGACATTTTTCCTTGCTGCCCCTCTCGGCGGTGACATGTCCGCATGGTAATTAGTGCGTAACGCTTGTCCGCTTACACCAGCTCCTCTGGCCCCATCGCAAGATCGCATCGCGCAAACGGGCAGACGTGTAAACGCAGCGCCTTGTATATTCTTGAGAAAATATGACCCACTGACAACATTTATTCGCGCGACACATTCGCACGATGACGTACGCTCGCCGTTGACTCATCGATGAAAGCGGCGTTAGAATTTTGCCAGTAGTACAGTACAAGCAGGACACTATTTGTGGAGGGTGAGTTCATTTCCTTTCGTCGTCTTTCCAGACTCGAGCCATTGGGACAAGCTTAATTTTTCGCGCTACTACCAATGAGTAAACGCAAATCGACCGTTCGAGCGTAATTAAAAGGAACCATATGGTGACGATTAGAATGCGGTTTATCACCTGCATGGGTGGGGTGGGATTTAACTTCCACGAACcgggaaaaaaggaagcttATTCAAACCTTTAAATATGTGTGAAATTCGTGTGGAAAATGTCTCACGCTTTCCAAATAAACGAtgacacaccaacaacaaagcGTGTCGCCCAGCGTCTTGTAACGCgttgtggttttttgttgttgctattttcGCTGTACtctttgtttttccatttcaatttcgtGCAAGCGTTAAAAGTGTGCTTTCCCTCCACCTTTGGCCGCTGCAGATGACAGCCGTTTTATCGATGAGACAAAGTTTGCGCGCCACCGTACAAGAAGGATCCATTTCATGTTGGATCGCTGCCAGCGTACGGCTCTGGATGAAATGCActgtcgtttgtttgtttttttgcaattttacaTTTGCACaggtttttacttttcttgcCAGCAAAGGCAGATGAAAAGGGTTGATATGATTAACATGtttgaatgtaaaatttatctatttttaaaGGCTTTTGTTTAACGCAACCCATTTAATCAATAGTACCAAGTGTAATGTTTTAATGTGTATGTAATTATAGTATAGATGCATTGCGCCCTGCCATTTTAATTAGATCTGATTTAATTCGTGATGAATCATCAAGTAGAATGATGTTTGTGATTTTCTAAATAAATGGCTTCATTTTGTGCCACCATTTGATGTAATGCAAAACAGCTTAGAACACGTTAGCgttacaaattgcataccttcggGCTAATAACTGTGCATGACCGGTTACATCGTTAGCTGTGTTGCTAACGTATTTTTGTATATGCTGGTATACATTTGCACTTGCAAAGagtttttacacgttttaAGAGAACGTTTTCACCGTAATCAAGTTGTATGAAGTAACCAtactacagcaaaaaaaaaaaatgttttctaaTGAATCAATACACTAGGCGTTTGAACGGACAACGGCGAACAGTTACAATAATTACATACATTCAGGGGTTGAGCTATTGTGTTACTGATCGCGTTATTGGTTACGTTGTTACCGGGTGAAGCGGGTTTAATACACTGATTAACATTTTAGAAACACCATTTTTAGTCTGCTAAGAAAATATAACCATTTTTTAAAAGTTAACAATTATTTCAACATCAAAATAGTAAATTGAGTATGAAATCAATCGAAAGCAGACTTGTTGTAGCTGCTGTTATTTGTTCAAATATATCTCCTATTTTTCTGTACCGTCTTCGCAGTAGAACTACTCCCTTGCTGTAACTACGGCAACCGCGTTTGCTCCCTTATTCCTTCCTACCTGAAGAGCAGCGAAACGGAATTCGCGACCAACACAAACGGCAGCTGAGCGCCAGCCATCCTTTCGATCCGATCTTTCCTGTCTTCCACCTTCCACAAGACACCACACAACGAGACAACCCCTTCGTTTCCTGGAAGAGGgttctccttctttttttcccatAACCCATTCGCGTTCAAAAATTCAAACCTGCATGAAGGGTCTTAACAGACACGACCGTGCCTGTGCGATTGTTTGTCGTCGGATGCACGCCGGACGGGGGGACGCAAGGACTAATGCGCGTTGTAACCCCGTACGCGCGTGCGAACGAGAAAGCCTGCATCCATTGCGTCACCATCGTCTTCTTCTCATCTCGGGCGTTCGGGCGCTCGGTAGCGCGTGTTCACGCGCGCGCTCCCATCACCAATTCGGCCACACTAGTTAACGGCTGACCGGCACGGTGGAAGGAACGGACCGTCTGTCTCTCTGTTGGGCCCTcctctgtttctttttgtttttcagttTCGGTAGGGTTTGCTCACCTTTCTccctttacctttttttttgcgtcacTGGCGTGTTGGAAAGTGAAATCGAACCCGCCGGTGGATgctgcgcgcgtgtgtgtgtgtgtttgtgaacgTCGTGCACAGTTTGCAAGCGCACGGAAAGTGCAAGTGGAGTTTAATTTCAATAGCAATTGTATTCATGTGAGCTGGAAATGCGGTAGCTTCCATAATCGGCCTTTCCTGcagtgcgtgtttgtgtaggTTTGATTTGATCGACAACGACAGCTACAGAGCGCACTTACCCCGGCAGAGCGATCGAACGcgcaaccaaaacaaaacgatcgcCATAAACAGTGCTTGCCGTAATTGTAGCTCCAGTGTGCCCTTAATTATGTGTGCCTTATCTGCACCGCCGTTGGCAGATGTGACTCATGCGGTAGATGCAGGTTTACAAAGATAGGGATAGTTATGTGACCTTTATTGGCTGTTGCGAGTTTCCGTGTGGTGGATGTGATAATACAAATACGTTAATTACGATATGTGACTGATCATTCACACCGATCAGCTTTGATGCGTTTGCCGTGATTGCCGTGACgtttgaaatgtgttttttagcTTTCAACATTTTCTATCTATTGAAAGATactataaattttaaataattcagcAAATTAATATCtaattcgtttcgtttctttctaATTCAATTCTGAAGTGGTGAAGATCATGCCGTACTGTAGAGAAACAAATGTTGTGTTTAATGTCAACCACAAGCTCGTCATACAATATTACAAAAACACGTTTCAAATCTGTCTAAGCACACCAACTTTATAATGAAATCGTTGAAACGAATTATTCATAATTTCGAATACAAgaacaacaagcaaacaagGCAGATGagcagacacaaaaaaaaaacacacatcaaacACATTTAGAACAGAACAGAGCAAACGGTAAACATATGCCACACAACATCGTGTTTTGTAAACAGAACGATTAGCTGAATAGTAAATATTTTCCAAAACCCCCATTTTTACATGATCATTTGGACcttaatcataaaaaaaaaaaaattaaaaacgatCACCTCTAAAACGATGAACGAATTATCTattcccacacaaacacacacatactcattTTATGAGGACATGAACTTTGACACAGTAGAgtaggaaaaggaaaaaggaaaataatacaaatttcTTCACAAAAGCCGTTGCAATATGAGTGATTCAAAGGATATATTAATAACTCGTGCagggagggaaaaataaatgCTTAAGAACATGAAACCCgtgaaaacaggaaaaaaatataacagagagaagaaaagagagcaaaaaatgaaagtgttgtgtgtgttcgaTAATAAATTCCCATTAACCCACGCGTTACGGAGGAACGTTATTTGACAGTTGCGTTAATTGTACACGCATTCCACACGGTGCTAGCTTGCGGGAGATGTTGTGTTGAAGAACGCACCACTTTCGGTGCATTTTCCACCCTCAAAGAGTGGccccgtgtgtatgtgtgtgtgcgtgtccgAGGAGAAGGAGTTTTCTCTTCCCACGCGTTGCTTTTTCCGCTCGTTAATGAAAAACACTCACGTGTAGGAGAGAGGCCGGCGCGATCGTTACGCGAGACCGCGATCATTATTGATAGATAGTGGGCAAGTGTTGGCCGTGTGCTTTGGGACCTCGgggacaacaacagcaaagaagaaaaaaatgctgaTGACCCCAACTGTCCCTTTAAATATAGAACCGCGGTGTGCGGTTGGAGGTGATCACGGCACCGAGACAcatcaattttcatttttccccttttattttcgttttgccagtctgtgtctgtgtgaccTGAAAATGTCGCTGGAGTACCAAGAGGATGCTTTCGGCAAGCTGGCCGTCGGCCGACGGTGGAAAACCCGCGCTATGTGCTCGTCGTGCTAGGGAAaagtgttgttgtgttgtccCTGGCAGAAAATGGggaaatgtgtttttggtgGCAAGAAGCGAAGGGAACAAAATTAAGTGAAagtcgtaaaacaaaacaaaccaaaaaagaaaacgagtgTTGAGTGATAATTTTAGAAAGCatcgcaatatttttgagGCATCTGTGAGCGACACAAAACGTTTGAAGATTGTTTTGTTGAAGAAGTAGAGTTTGCGTGAGTGAGGTGAGAAGAATACGTTTTGCAGTGTGTTGTGTAGTGTACGAAAAAAAGACGAATAAGTAAGTGTCCCGCTGTGTTGTCACAGTCGGATTGTTGTTCTATTATCATGACACAGGCGACCGATTCACGTACGCCACCGGCACCGAACGCTGCTGGAACCCGGCCCCGGATTAATCTCACAATGCCGCCAGTCTACGTGGCGCCACCATCGGTCCAGGCGCAGCACACGCCGGCCAAATACTCCCCGGCACACTACTTCCAGCAGctgcaccagcaacagcaacagcaagcgGCCCAAATGCTCCACAACCCGCTCTACCAACCGGGAGTCCCGGTAACGCCCGGCTCACCGACCAGGATCTCGCTCGGTACCGACGGTGGCCTGGGGGCCGCTGGTGAGCAGCCCGACTACACCGACTACTACTCGATGTATCCGGCCAAGGCGGGCGAGTTTATGTTCAAGCAGTTCGAGGGCTTCCGGGACTTTACGCTCAACACGGCCAAATCGGGCCTCGGCGTGGGGGAGAAGTCCGTCTTCTGGATGTACACCAAGATCACGAAATGGTCGCGGAAATGGTTTACGCACTTTTTCCTCTTCCTGATACTGTTCCTGTACTCGGTGGCTGGCGCTGCGCTGTTCGTTGCGGTGGAAGGTATGTATCGTGTGGGGCGAACAGGGGTGGgttgaagtgttttaatttaatgctTTACATACCACACGACGGGGgcttttttcattgctttcaAACATTTCGAAGGAGTGAGGTAAATGTGGAAGATGCCAAATTCGAAATGGCATATTTTGGTCCTGTTAGTTGTTAGGTGTACAACGatgtttttgatattttgctAAACATTCCTCTACACTCTCTGGTTGAGAGCAATCAATTTTTGAGTACAATCAAAACCACAACTCTTGGTACAAAAGTAATGGCCACATTTTGTACTCTTTTATCTTCTGATATCTACAGCACATCTTATCTAGATAGAAACTGAAAAATGGTCTTATGAGCTCATTAAATTCATTGAAAACATTAAGTACATTAAACACGGTGACTAATGGTGATCCGAACCATTTAAGAATTCAACCAAAAATACCCACTACTACTGGAATGACTACATACCCGGAAAAATAAGTTACTCATAGTGAATAATCTGAGTCCTTTATCTTGGATATAATTTGAATCACTATGAGTGAGATGTTAGTAAGGACTAGGGATGGCATAAGAGACCAGGAGGTGCATTACgttcatttttcatcaaattaGTTTGTAATActcattattaaattattgtcTTATCCGACTTTATCGTTTGTTTcattaaatatgttaaaaCATAACATACAATTATTCAATACGGATTTTGATAATGTTAGGAGTTTGACATAGCAACTCACGCTGAATTGAGAACCCGCACGTCAACGGGCGGTTTGTTAAACTGCTCTATATTCCATCACTTATAACATCATTGGTTGGTACAGAGAGTTTATCAACTCACGACTATTGAGTTCCAAACACTGCGAGTGGATCGTTTGGCACTACGACAACGACATTTTATATTATCCTAAAACAAGACTTCGTTTTGGGTAATTGGACTCATACATTGCTAACATTTCACACAATCAAACATCCTAATTCAGTTTACTCATCACTTATTTGAATCTCTCTCAGGAGAGCTCACTAAATTCAAGAAGGAAATGTCATGTACTGAAACCCAAACGTCTTCACACGTCTAATGAATTCAAACGAATATTATGACTTGGAACTGATATGCCCTGACAGTCCTGAAATAATCTATTTGGCATAGCACCTTAGGCTAAAACAATATATTCAACTGAATAGTAGagaattattcaaattttcagCCATGATATTCTTAGTACAAaggaaaaaagacacacaaaaatcagatttttttactttcttagGAAATCGAATGGACATATATTTATGGTGTGATtgataaatcattcaaattcgATTTATGCACTCCCAATCACTTTTTAGGTCCGTAGTGTCACGTATCTGATGAGACATATTCGATTTAGCACGTACTGGCGCTGTCTGGAACGACTGGAACCTGACAACAGGAAATAattgtttctgttttatttgccAGTAATCATGCCTATTGGCCAATAtttaacacaaaataaacacaaatttaaATGTCTCAATAATGTCCGTAAAAATAAGCCACCTAAAACTGTcttgctttaaaaaaacaaaactttgacCCCTGCATCTAGCACGTCTGGTCTCTCCTTTACTACTTTTACATTTAACGACCTTAGAGAGATTTTTATTAAGCACGTAccgatgtgtgtatgtgtgtacatgtgtctctggtttggtttttctttttgctcaacGCACCAAAGACACATAAAATGATCTGATTTTCACCTCGTGCCCCAACCACGCCTCACGGTGTGCAACCGAGTTTGCTCTCTAAAtccaaatattttaaacaaatccGTGACGACACATACGCACCATGCCATCATTAGATGTCACATTCAGACACCATCATCGGGCATTATCATCAACAGCCACCGCAgtaggcagcagcagtgggcaGCGGACAGCAACAGCTCTTACCCTTGCCTTACCCTGcg
Proteins encoded:
- the LOC121602059 gene encoding uncharacterized protein LOC121602059, which codes for MTQATDSRTPPAPNAAGTRPRINLTMPPVYVAPPSVQAQHTPAKYSPAHYFQQLHQQQQQQAAQMLHNPLYQPGVPVTPGSPTRISLGTDGGLGAAGEQPDYTDYYSMYPAKAGEFMFKQFEGFRDFTLNTAKSGLGVGEKSVFWMYTKITKWSRKWFTHFFLFLILFLYSVAGAALFVAVEGEADNPPEVDVASNGFNETAAIAANGAATAAAAAAAAPTNASFMALEPTTSVFGTHEKKMETNVNHAKRMLAKNLRILALDREKLENPDPDIWEGRAINLVEEYSAVLYQSYKEGSFENKQNKKTWSFWNAVFYCGTIYTTIVKSTCCGHRQNGKLNKKKAAGETKSHFAYVHTAKRKK